In Chloroflexota bacterium, the genomic stretch TGCGGACCATCCGATCGCTACCGTGCCAGCAGATGGTCCGGATCCCGACGGCCGACCAGGCGAACTCGAGGCGCTCACCCGCGTTGCTGGCGCTCGTGTTCGGCGTGTTCCTCTTCATCATCGGCGTCACGGCGACCGGACAGTCCATCCTCGTGTCGTCACACCTGACCACCCAATCGCTCGCGGCGGTCGTCGGCGACGACGCCTCCCTCGTTCGGATCCTCGTCAACAGCACGCTCGTGCCGGCGGATCTCGATCCGGCGACCCTCACGTCCGCGCGCGCCGCCGTGCTCCAGTCGGAGCTGGCGGTGGTCGTGAGTCGGGGGAACCTCCTGCGGCTCGATGTGCGCACGCCAGGCGGTGCGCTCCTGTTCGCGAGCGATGCCTTCGCCGCCTCCGCGACGTCCTCGGCCGACTTCGCGACGGCAGCGGCAGGATCGACCGCCGCGAGCATCGAGCCAGCGACCGATCCGCGGTTCGGTACGTCCCAGATCCTCACGGAATCGCTGCCGATCACCTCCGGCGGGACGGTCCAGGCCGTCCTCACGGTCACCCGCGACGCGGAGCCGGTGCTCGCGAGGATCGGCGCGGCTCGGCAGGAGATCGTCCTCCTCACCCTGTCAGCCGCCGTGGTCGTGGCCGTCATCCTGTACCTGATCTTCCGATCCGCGCACCGTCGACTGCAGCGTCAGACCGTCGCCCTCGTCGAGGCTGCCCGCCGCGACCCTCTCACCGGCCGGCTCAACCATGGCGCCCTCGTCGGCTCGCTCGCCAGCAGCGTCGAGGCCGCTCGGGCGGAGGGAGGAGCGGTCGAAGTCGGGCTCATCGATATCGACAACTTCCGCCTTCTCAACGACACGCACGGGCATGGCGCAGGCGACGCCGCCCTCCTCGAGTTGAGCCGGATCCTCAGCGACTGCGCCCCGGAGGGCTCGATCGTCGGCCGCTATGGACCGGACGAGTACCTCGTGATCTCGAAGCCCGGCGTCGTGGCCGCACTGCGGCCGGCGTTCGATCAGCTCCGATCGACACTGACCGAGGTGAGCATGCGATACGGCGACTCCGAGCAGCTGCCACTGACCATCAGCGCCGGGATCTGTTCGTTCCCGCTCGACGCCGACTCGGTGACGGGCCTCCTCTCGATCGCCGCCATGACCCTCGGCGAGGCGAAGGGCAGCGGCGGGGATGCAATCCGGGTCGCCGAGGCGGCCGGGGCGACGCGCGCCTTCACCAAGAGCTTCGACATCCTCCAGGGGCTCGTGATCGCGATCGACACGAAGGATCGGTACACGAAGCGCCACTCCGAGGACGTGGCGCGCTACGCTGACTTCCTCGCCGACCGACTCGGGCTGGGAGCGGAGCTCCGCCAGGCGATCCATGTCGCTGGGCTGCTCCACGATGTCGGCAAGATCGGCATCCCGGACCAGATCCTGCGCAAGCCTGCAAAGCTCACCGCCGAGGAGCAGGGCGCCGTCCAGCAGCACGTCGCCCTCGGCCACATGATCGTGCGCGACCTGCCCCACCTCGAGCTCGTCAAGGCAGGGATCCGGTTCCATCATGAGCGCTGGGACGGCCGGGGCTATCTCGATCGGCTCGAGGGCGAACAGATCCCGCTGATCGCGCGGCTCCTGGCCGTCGCCGACGCCTTCTCGGCGATGACGACCACCCGCCCCTATCGCAAGGGGATACCGGTCGACGAAGCACTGGTCCGCCTCGAGGACAGCGTCGGCACGCAACTCGATGAGGAGCTCGTTCGGGCGTTCGTGTTGGGGATCCGGACCGCGGAGGATCCTCCGCTGCCGGACATGGACGTCTGGCGCGCCCGGATCTGGACGCCGAATGACCGGGTCGCCTGAATGAGCGGGCCCCGCGACGGCGAACTCCGACGTGCCGGGATGGCGGGACGCCTGGCGATCGTCACCGGCCTCGCCTGGGCCTTGCTGCTCGTGGCACTCCAGCCCGCGATCGCTGTCTCCGATGCCGCCGGTCCTGTGCTCCTTTCGCGCACTGCCGCCGCAAGCCCGTGTGACCAGGGAGTCGGCAATCACTTCGGCAACAAGTGCTCGCCCAGCCCGACGGCGACGGCGAGCCCCACGGCGACGGCAAGCACGACACCGACGCCCAGCTCGACCCCTGGCTCGACGCCCAGCCCGACCCCTGACTCGACGCCCAGCCCGACACCGAGTCCGCGCCCCACGCCACGTCCCACGCCGAGCCTGACGCCGCGTTCATCGGGGAACGCCTCGTCCGTCCCAACGGCCTTTCCAGGCATCTCCGCCGCCCCGTCGTCCGAGGCATCGATGCCCGGACCGCTCCTCGCCCCTCGAACGGCGAGCTTTCGAACTCCCGAAGACACCGAATTGGCGGCCAGCGCCTCCGAGCTCCTTGGCAACGTCTCCTCGGTTGCGGCCGGCGCGCACGTGACGCTGACTTCGGACGTCGGCCATGGACTGCTCCTGCTCGCGCCCGACGGTTCGTTCACGTACCGGCCCGACCAGGGCTACGTCGGGCCGGATTCCTTCCGATACGTGCTGACCCTCGGGGAGCAGACAAGCGCGGCGGCTGAGGTCACGATCGACATCTATCTCGTCGACGCGCCCCCTGCCGGTCCCGCGGGGGGGTTCACGATCGGCTCGATTTCCCGAGGAGGGCCGGGGTCACCGGACGTCACCTTCGGCTCGCTCGGACCGCTCTCGTTCTCCTTCGTGTGGCTCATCCCGAGCCTCGTCGTCTCGGTCCCCGGGCTCCTCCTCATCGTGCTGATCGGAGCACAGATGATGGTCGGCGCCGCATGGCTCCCGATCGTCCGGCGAAACCTCGGTGACTTCGGGTTCGGCTCCCGCCGAGCGACATAGGGCTCGCGGTCCCCGGCACGGTCCGCCGCTCCCGTCGAGGGTTCGGCCATCGTCGCGCCCGCGTACTCATTTCGGGCGAAACCCCGCCGACGTGAACGTGGTATGCATGCCGCGATGGGACGTCGGTCTTCTCCTCCTGGGACGTACCCGGCGGCTGCCGGCGAACACCTGCGGTACTCGAGCGACAGTGACGCGGGGATCGTCCGTCGCCGGGTCGGCCGCGGATTCCGGTACTGGCAGCACGACGAACCTGTCCGGGACCCCTCGGTCCTGGCGAGGATCCGTGGTCTGGCCATACCGCCAGCCTGGCGCGATGTGTGGATCTGCCCTGACCCGCGCGGCCACCTGCAGGCCGTCGGGCGCGATGCTCGAGGACGAAAGCAGTCGCGCTACCACACCGCATGGCGGCGGGGGCGGGACGAGATGAAGTTCAGTCGTCTTGCCGCTTTCGGCCGCGCGTTGCCACGGATCCGGCGCCGTGTGGAGGCCGATCTCGTGCGCCCCGGCCTCTCGAAGGACAAGGTCCTGGCCACCGTCGTGCGGCTCCTCGAGACGACGGCGCTGCGAGTCGGCAATGAGGCGTATGCCCGCTCGAATGGATCGTTCGGCCTCACCACGCTGCGGAATCGGCACGTGACGCTGACCAGCGGAGCGCTTCGCTTCCGCTTCCGGGGCAAGGGTGGGAAGGTCCACGAAGTGGGGGTGCGCGACAGGCGCCTGGCGGGCATCGTGGCGCGGTGCGAGGCGTTGCCCGGGCAGGAGCTCTTCCAGTACATGGACGAAGCGGGCGATCCTCGGCCGATCGAGTCGGCCGACGTGAATGCCTACCTGCGAGCGGCCGCCGGCATCGAAGTCACGGCCAAGGACTTCCGCACGTGGATCGGCACCCTCGTGGCGTTCGACGAACTGCGGCGGCGACCCGGTCAGGCCGCCGAGCGACCGCGCTCGGCGCTCGCGCGATCCGTGGGAGTCGTGGCGGGGGTCCTCGGCAACACCCCGGCGGTCAGTCGCCAGAGCTATGTCGCCCCGGTCGTCGTCGAGGCCTACCTGGACGGCTCACTGCCGCAGGGTCGCCGGCGGCGGGTGGATGCCGCTGGGGGCGGGCCCGGCGCGTTCGGGCGATCCGAGGAGCTGGCTCTCGTTCGCCTTCTCGAGGGGGCGGCCTCGAGGGCGGGGACTGCCTCCTGAGCTGCGCCCGACTGAGTGACCGCGTCAAACCCTTCGAGAAAGACTGGGCGAGTTCTCGAGAAGCGCGAGAGCCGGCCCGACGGGCCGGCTCTCGCTGACAGCACGAGGGAAACGGTCAGCCGGGCAGGACGGTCCGTCCGAACGCCTGGTTGATGATGATCTGCGCGGAGGCGTACCAGGCCGCGATCGCGGTGAGGAGGCCCAGATAGCCGCCGATCTTGGTGATCGAGTCACTGCCCTGATAGGCCCCGATAGCCAGGAACAGGAAGGTGATCCACAGGAGCAGGAACACGAGCATCACCGGACGGGCGTGCTTCAGGGTCGCGATCCACATGTAGAAGGTGAAGATGCCCCAGGCGAGCAGGTAGGTGCCGATCGCGCCTGACGCGTCAGCCGACTTCAGGCTCCCGGCGAAGAACCAGACGAAGGCGGCATAGCTCAACCAGAAGGCTCCGTACGAGCTGAAGGCGGTCGCGCCGAACGTATTGCCGCTCCTGAACTCCCACATGCCCGCCAGCAGCTGTGCGAGGCCGCCGTAGGCGAGTGCGAGAGCGAGCACGACCTCGACCGAGCTGCCACCGATGAGACCGGCGTTCGTCATCGACAGGACGAACGTGGTGAGGGCGAATCCGGCCAGACCGAGCGGTGCCGGATTCGCCTCCCTTATGGCGGCGACCGGGGCGGTGCCGGCCCCCGGTAACGTCTGCGCTTGCGCCACGCTCCGACTCCTTTCGAGTCAGGGTTCGGGTGCGGACCCCGACCACCCCTCCGAGATGCCGATCGGCTCGTCGAACCCGCTGTCAGACGAGCTGTTCCGCCTCACTTGACTGGGCCTTGTCACGGATCGTCTCGACGATGGTCGAGTCCGCGAGCGTCGTCACGTCGCCCAGGGGACGCTGTTCGGCGATGTCCCGCAGCAGCCGGCGCATGATCTTGCCGGAGCGGGTCTTGGGAAGCTCGGGAGTGAACATGATCTGCTTCGGGCGGGCGATGGCCCCGATCTTGCGAGCCACGTGTTCACGCAGCTCGGCCGACAGCGCATCCGACGGCTGGGCTGAGAGCTTGAGGATGACGTAGGCGAAGATCGCCTCGCCCGTAATCGGATCGCTGCGGCCGCAGACGGCGGCCTCTGCCACCGCCGGATGGTCCACGAGCGCGGACTCGACTTCGGTCGTGCTGATCCGGTGTCCCGCGATCTTCATCACGTCGTCGACTCGGCCGAGCAGCCAGAAGTAGCCGTCCTCGTCCACCTTGCAGCCGTCGCCGGCGAAGTAGACGCCGGGGAAGCGGGCCCAGTAGGTGTTGAAGTAGCGCTCGGGATCCTTGTAGATGCCGCGAAGCATGGCGGGCCACGGCCGGGTGAGGACGAGGTAGCCGCCGCCCTTGCCATTGGAGACCTCCGTGCCGTCGGCGTCCACGACCTTGGCGCCGATGCCGGGGAACGGCCGGGTGGCAGAGCCCGGGCGCAGCGTGGTGAGGCCCGGCAGGGCGCTGATGAGGATCATGCCGGTCTCCGTCTGCCACCAGGTGTCGACGACCGGGCAGCGCCCGCCACCGATGTTCCGGTGGTACCAGAGCCACGCCTCGGGGTTGATCGGCTCACCGACCGTCCCGATCAGGCGCAGCGAACTCAGATCGTGCTTGGCCGGCCATTCCTCGCCCTGCTTCATGAAGGCCCGGATGGCGGTCGGCGCGCAGTAGAGGATGTTGACCTTGTACCTGGCGATCATCGACCACCAGCGATCGGGGGTCGGGTATTGTGGCGCGCCCTCGTACATCACGGAGGTGGCGCCGTTGACGAGCGGGCCGTAGACGATGTAGCTGTGCCCGGTGACCCAGCCGACGTCGGCGGCGCACCAGTACACGTCCTCGGGCTTGATGTCGAAGATGAAATGGTGGGTCGTGGCGATGCCGGTCAGGTAGCCGCCGGTGGTGTGCATCACGCCCTTGGGCTTGGCCGTCGTGCCCGAGGTGTGCAGCAGGTAGAGCAGGTGCTCCGAATCGACCTGCACCGGCTCGCACTGCTCGGACTGGCGCTCGACCGTCTCGTGCCACCAGTGGTCGCGGCCTTCGGTCCACGGGATCTCGTGGCCGGTCCGCTTGACGACGAGCACGTTCTTGATGGTCGCCGCCCCGGCACAGGCCTCGTCGACCGGGCCCTTGAGGTCGAGCACCTTGCCGCCTCGCCAGGCACCGTCGCAGGTGATGATGGCGACCGCTTCCGCGTCGATCATGCGGCCCATGACGGCGTCCGCGCTGTAGCCGCCGAAGACGACGACGTGGGCGGCGCCGATCCTCGAGCAGGCGAGCATCGCGATCGGCAGTTCGGGGACCATGCCCATGTAGATGCCGACTCGATCGCCGGTCTTGACGCCCATCTCGAGGAGCGCGTTCGCGCACTTGCTGACCTCGCGCAGGAGGTCGGCGTAGGTCAGGGTCCGGGCGTCGCCCGGCTCGCCCTCCCAGTGGTAGGCAACCTTGGTGCCCAGGCCGCGCTCGACGTGGCGGTCGACACAGTTGTACGAGGCGTTGAGCGTGCCGCCGAGGAACCACTTGGCGTAGGGCAGCTCCCATTCCAGCGTCCGCTCGAAGTCCCGGGACCAGGTCAACCGCTCGCGGGCCATTTGCGCCCAGAAGGCTTCGTAGTCGCGCTCGGCCAGGGCGTACAGCTCGGGTGTCGCATTGGCCCTGGCCGCGAACTCGGCCGGCGGCGGGAACTCGCGGCGCTCGGTCAGGAGCGCCTCGATCTCGGGATTCGGCTGGACGGACATGCACCCACCTCCGCTCGGACTGAGCCGCCAACGTGCGAGCAGCTACTCACGAGTCCGGCAACGCGTGAGATGGGGTTCTCGTCGAGAGGCGTCCGACGCCCGGCGCGAACCTCGTCCCGAACGCTACTTCGTTTCTTTGCATTGTCAAGCACCCATCCACATCCGCGTCGTCGCGCCGGTGTCGCGAACCCGTGGCGGGCTCTCGGACTCGGTTCGCAGCGCGGCGTGTGTGGCCACGAAAATGCCTCTCTGGCTCTGTCGGCGGTATCATCCGCCCACATGCTGCCGGCCTCTCGACCGACCCGCCCGGCCTCCGTTCCTTCCTCCGGAACCCGCCGTCGCGACCTCCGCCTTTGGCTCGCCGGGATCGCTGTCGTCGTCGTCGCCCTCGTCATCGGCCGCGGGGTCGGGATCGTCGGGAGCCCGGTCGCGGCGCCGTCCGCCGTCGCGTCGGGTGCCCCGGACCCCTCGGTCCCGGTGACGGCCGGAGGGGCCGTCCTGTCACCGACCGAGAGTCCCGGAGGCCCCGCCGTGCCCTCCGACGCGGCATCGGGTACGGCCTCTCCGCCGCCGGTCGCCGCGCCAATCGCGTCCCCGACGGCGTCCCCGACCAACGTCTACGCGGGCACCGGCGTTGGGATGCTCTCGCCCGTCGTGGCGGCGTTCCCGCCGCGGGTCTACGTCCCCGACGAGGCGAGCGGCACGGTCAGTGTCATCGACCCACGGACGTACCGGATCGTCGCCCGCTACGCCGTCGGCGCGTCGCCAGAGCACATCACCCCCGACTGGGATCTCCGCCGGCTCTACGTGGAGTCGACGTTCTCCGGCCGCCTCGCGATCATCGATCCGGCCACCGGCCGGCTCATCGGCCGTCGTGATGTGCCCCCGCCGTACAACCTGTACTTCAGCCTCGATGGACGATGGGCCATCGATGTCGTCGACCGGAGCGGAGTCGGCGGCGAGTTTCGACGATCGGCCCAGCTCTACTTCTACGACCGCCGAACGTGGCGGCTCAAGAAGGCACTGATCATTCCGTGGGCCGGTGCGGACCACCTCGACTTCACCGCCGACGGGCGGTACGCGATTCTCAGCACCGAGTACTCCGGCTTCCTCGTCAAGGTCGATGTCGAGCGGATGACGGTCGTGACCGCCCTCTTCCTCGGCGGCAGCCCGACGGACGTCCGGCTCGCCCCGGACGGTCGCGTCGTCTACGTCGCGAACCAGGGCCGCAACGGCGTGTCGATCGTCGACCCGGCGACGATGCGCCAGGTCGCTTTCGTCCCGACCGGCCGCGGTGCCCACGGCCTCGCGATCAGTCGCGATGCCCGCTCGCTGTATGTCACGAACCGTCTGGCAGGGACACTATCCGTCATCGACTTCGCGACGCGGCGGGTCGTCTCCAGCTGGCGGATCGGGGGTAGCCCGGACATGATCTCCGTCTCACCGGACGGGACGCGGCTGTGGATCTCGAATCGCTTCAGCGGGACGGTGTCCGTGGTCGATCCGCGAACGGGTCGGGTCGTGAGGACGATCCGGACCGGTGGTCGCCCGCACGGTCTCATGTACTACCCGCAGCCGGGCAGCCTGTCACTCGGGCACAACGGCAACAACCGCTGAGGCCGACCACCACACCGCCCGCGTCGGTCTGAGACGGATGAGCGGGCAGACTTCGAGGGCGTGGGTTCGGTACTGCCGATACCTCGATCGCAGGGCGCCGACCGCCCGCGCGTGCTCGGGGCCGCCGGGCTCGAGGAGGCTCGCGGTCGCCTCGACGCGGAGCCAGGCGAGCGAGGCCCAATCCTCGTCCCAGCGGTCGACGAGGAGGCTCACCTCCGGCCGGGCGAGGAGGTCACGCACCCGCGCGAGCCCGTGGGGAT encodes the following:
- a CDS encoding diguanylate cyclase, with the translated sequence MVRIPTADQANSRRSPALLALVFGVFLFIIGVTATGQSILVSSHLTTQSLAAVVGDDASLVRILVNSTLVPADLDPATLTSARAAVLQSELAVVVSRGNLLRLDVRTPGGALLFASDAFAASATSSADFATAAAGSTAASIEPATDPRFGTSQILTESLPITSGGTVQAVLTVTRDAEPVLARIGAARQEIVLLTLSAAVVVAVILYLIFRSAHRRLQRQTVALVEAARRDPLTGRLNHGALVGSLASSVEAARAEGGAVEVGLIDIDNFRLLNDTHGHGAGDAALLELSRILSDCAPEGSIVGRYGPDEYLVISKPGVVAALRPAFDQLRSTLTEVSMRYGDSEQLPLTISAGICSFPLDADSVTGLLSIAAMTLGEAKGSGGDAIRVAEAAGATRAFTKSFDILQGLVIAIDTKDRYTKRHSEDVARYADFLADRLGLGAELRQAIHVAGLLHDVGKIGIPDQILRKPAKLTAEEQGAVQQHVALGHMIVRDLPHLELVKAGIRFHHERWDGRGYLDRLEGEQIPLIARLLAVADAFSAMTTTRPYRKGIPVDEALVRLEDSVGTQLDEELVRAFVLGIRTAEDPPLPDMDVWRARIWTPNDRVA
- a CDS encoding cadherin-like domain-containing protein, whose product is MPGPLLAPRTASFRTPEDTELAASASELLGNVSSVAAGAHVTLTSDVGHGLLLLAPDGSFTYRPDQGYVGPDSFRYVLTLGEQTSAAAEVTIDIYLVDAPPAGPAGGFTIGSISRGGPGSPDVTFGSLGPLSFSFVWLIPSLVVSVPGLLLIVLIGAQMMVGAAWLPIVRRNLGDFGFGSRRAT
- a CDS encoding DNA topoisomerase IB — translated: MGRRSSPPGTYPAAAGEHLRYSSDSDAGIVRRRVGRGFRYWQHDEPVRDPSVLARIRGLAIPPAWRDVWICPDPRGHLQAVGRDARGRKQSRYHTAWRRGRDEMKFSRLAAFGRALPRIRRRVEADLVRPGLSKDKVLATVVRLLETTALRVGNEAYARSNGSFGLTTLRNRHVTLTSGALRFRFRGKGGKVHEVGVRDRRLAGIVARCEALPGQELFQYMDEAGDPRPIESADVNAYLRAAAGIEVTAKDFRTWIGTLVAFDELRRRPGQAAERPRSALARSVGVVAGVLGNTPAVSRQSYVAPVVVEAYLDGSLPQGRRRRVDAAGGGPGAFGRSEELALVRLLEGAASRAGTAS
- a CDS encoding acetate uptake transporter → MAQAQTLPGAGTAPVAAIREANPAPLGLAGFALTTFVLSMTNAGLIGGSSVEVVLALALAYGGLAQLLAGMWEFRSGNTFGATAFSSYGAFWLSYAAFVWFFAGSLKSADASGAIGTYLLAWGIFTFYMWIATLKHARPVMLVFLLLWITFLFLAIGAYQGSDSITKIGGYLGLLTAIAAWYASAQIIINQAFGRTVLPG
- the acs gene encoding acetate--CoA ligase is translated as MSVQPNPEIEALLTERREFPPPAEFAARANATPELYALAERDYEAFWAQMARERLTWSRDFERTLEWELPYAKWFLGGTLNASYNCVDRHVERGLGTKVAYHWEGEPGDARTLTYADLLREVSKCANALLEMGVKTGDRVGIYMGMVPELPIAMLACSRIGAAHVVVFGGYSADAVMGRMIDAEAVAIITCDGAWRGGKVLDLKGPVDEACAGAATIKNVLVVKRTGHEIPWTEGRDHWWHETVERQSEQCEPVQVDSEHLLYLLHTSGTTAKPKGVMHTTGGYLTGIATTHHFIFDIKPEDVYWCAADVGWVTGHSYIVYGPLVNGATSVMYEGAPQYPTPDRWWSMIARYKVNILYCAPTAIRAFMKQGEEWPAKHDLSSLRLIGTVGEPINPEAWLWYHRNIGGGRCPVVDTWWQTETGMILISALPGLTTLRPGSATRPFPGIGAKVVDADGTEVSNGKGGGYLVLTRPWPAMLRGIYKDPERYFNTYWARFPGVYFAGDGCKVDEDGYFWLLGRVDDVMKIAGHRISTTEVESALVDHPAVAEAAVCGRSDPITGEAIFAYVILKLSAQPSDALSAELREHVARKIGAIARPKQIMFTPELPKTRSGKIMRRLLRDIAEQRPLGDVTTLADSTIVETIRDKAQSSEAEQLV
- a CDS encoding beta-propeller fold lactonase family protein is translated as MLPASRPTRPASVPSSGTRRRDLRLWLAGIAVVVVALVIGRGVGIVGSPVAAPSAVASGAPDPSVPVTAGGAVLSPTESPGGPAVPSDAASGTASPPPVAAPIASPTASPTNVYAGTGVGMLSPVVAAFPPRVYVPDEASGTVSVIDPRTYRIVARYAVGASPEHITPDWDLRRLYVESTFSGRLAIIDPATGRLIGRRDVPPPYNLYFSLDGRWAIDVVDRSGVGGEFRRSAQLYFYDRRTWRLKKALIIPWAGADHLDFTADGRYAILSTEYSGFLVKVDVERMTVVTALFLGGSPTDVRLAPDGRVVYVANQGRNGVSIVDPATMRQVAFVPTGRGAHGLAISRDARSLYVTNRLAGTLSVIDFATRRVVSSWRIGGSPDMISVSPDGTRLWISNRFSGTVSVVDPRTGRVVRTIRTGGRPHGLMYYPQPGSLSLGHNGNNR
- a CDS encoding TIGR03668 family PPOX class F420-dependent oxidoreductase, producing MPILPADHIAFLAATRRAILATIAPSGMPRQVPICFAIVDAGDGGVLYSPLDEKPKRGSDPHGLARVRDLLARPEVSLLVDRWDEDWASLAWLRVEATASLLEPGGPEHARAVGALRSRYRQYRTHALEVCPLIRLRPTRAVWWSASAVVAVVPE